The following proteins are co-located in the Cyprinus carpio isolate SPL01 chromosome B19, ASM1834038v1, whole genome shotgun sequence genome:
- the LOC109111062 gene encoding eomesodermin-like, with amino-acid sequence MQLESILPGASVNLPKTFYNLSSSSESTNNSPGSTQIDFQDMDRTETEQSSGAKKFLSGGSALMDEADSESFTGNKAAASVAPDARKSSPVVGGDDELSSARRYNIDELGTDRYFISSSQPSSDVTNPCSLFPYGAQTGSVYSGANGSRYSSSLHYGSVLPPAGFSSAVCAGRSQFGSGYQFGQGPGCLYPSYPGPGSGLNSMPIPGSGSAARAQVYLCNRPLWLKFHRHQTEMIITKQGRRMFPFLSFNITGLNLTAHYNVFVEVVLADPNHWRFQGGKWVTCGKADNNMQGNKVYVHPESPNTGAHWMRQEISFGKLKLTNNKGANNNNTQMIVLQSLHKYQPRLHIVEVTEDGVEDMSSEAKTQTFTFPENQFIAVTAYQNTDITQLKIDHNPFAKGFRDNYDSMYTAPESDRLTPSPTDSPRSHQIVPGARYAMQPFFQDQFVNNLPQNHRFYASERAVPQTNGLLSPQSEDSAAGSASAQRWFVQQSGPSGKLDLSYDSEYSASSLLPYGIKPLPLQSPHALSYYPDSAFASMAAGWSSRSSYPRKMTTGLPWSPRPSPPAYTDDLLSSKDKLQDESSTAAPTTGSSGPWMEAPPVLKAVDSGDTSGYLMACKRRRVSPGGSSTDASPSIKCEDLSSEEYNKESHKAMGYYAFYTSP; translated from the exons ATGCAGTTAGAAAGCATCCTCCCTGGCGCATCTGTAAACTTACCCAAGACCTTCTATAACCTGTCGTCGTCCTCAGAGAGCACCAACAACAGCCCGGGGTCAACGCAGATAGACTTTCAGGACATGGACCGGACTGAAACCGAGCAGAGCTCCGGTGCCAAGAAGTTTTTGAGCGGTGGGAGCGCGCTGATGGATGAGGCTGACAGCGAGAGCTTCACCGGGAATAAAGCAGCGGCATCCGTCGCACCGGACGCGCGGAAAAGTTCTCCGGTGGTCGGTGGAGATGATGAGCTGTCCAGCGCCCGCCGTTACAACATCGACGAGCTGGGCACTGATCGCTATTTCATATCCTCCTCCCAACCGAGCTCCGACGTGACCAATCCGTGCTCTCTCTTCCCGTACGGAGCCCAAACCGGGTCGGTGTACAGCGGCGCGAACGGGTCCAGGTATTCGTCGTCTCTGCATTACGGCTCGGTTCTTCCGCCCGCCGGGTTCTCCTCCGCCGTGTGCGCCGGTCGCAGTCAGTTTGGGAGCGGGTATCAGTTCGGACAGGGTCCCGGGTGTCTGTACCCGTCCTATCCGGGACCGGGCTCCGGTTTGAACTCGATGCCCATCCCCGGTTCGGGCTCCGCGGCGAGGGCGCAGGTTTACCTGTGCAACAGACCGCTGTGGCTCAAATTTCACCGCCATCAGACCGAGATGATCATCACCAAACAGGGCAG GCGAATGTTCCCCTTTCTGAGTTTTAATATCACTGGACTGAACCTGACGGCGCATTATAACGTGTTTGTGGAGGTTGTTCTGGCCGATCCGAACCACTGGAGGTTTCAGGGCGGAAAATGGGTCACCTGTGGGAAAGCGGACAACAACATGCAAg GAAACAAGGTTTATGTTCACCCAGAATCACCAAACACTGGAGCACACTGGATGAGGCAAGAAATATCGTTCGGAAAACTGAAACTAACCAACAACAAAGGCGCAAATAACAACAATACTCAG ATGATTGTCCTGCAGTCCCTGCACAAGTACCAGCCACGGCTGCACATTGTGGAGGTGACAGAGGATGGTGTGGAGGACATGAGCAGCGAAGCTAAAACACAGACCTTCACTTTCCCTGAAAACCAGTTCATTGCTGTAACGGCTTATCAGAACACAGAC ATCACACAGCTCAAGATCGACCACAACCCCTTCGCAAAAGGCTTCAGAGACAATTATGATTC GATGTACACGGCTCCAGAGAGCGACAGACTGACACCCTCTCCTACCGATTCTCCGCGGTCACACCAGATTGTCCCTGGCGCCCGCTATGCAATGCAGCCCTTCTTCCAAGACCAGTTTGTAAACAACCTGCCACAAAACCACCGCTTCTACGCCAGCGAGCGCGCCGTGCCACAGACCAACGGCCTGCTCTCTCCTCAGAGCGAAGACTCGGCTGCAGGCTCGGCTTCGGCTCAGCGCTGGTTCGTCCAGCAAAGTGGGCCATCGGGCAAACTGGACCTGTCCTACGACAGCGAGTACTCGGCCTCCAGCCTCCTGCCGTATGGCATCAAGCCGCTTCCGCTGCAGAGTCCGCATGCACTCAGCTACTACCCCGACTCAGCCTTCGCTTCCATGGCGGCCGGCTGGAGCAGCAGAAGCTCGTATCCGAGGAAGATGACCACCGGCCTGCCCTGGTCGCCCCGGCCGAGCCCTCCAGCGTACACCGACGACCTGCTGTCCTCTAAAGACAAGCTGCAGGATGAGAGCTCCACGGCGGCCCCCACGACTGGCAGCTCTGGCCCCTGGATGGAGGCCCCGCCGGTGCTGAAGGCCGTAGACTCGGGTGACACCAGCGGATACTTGATGGCATGTAAAAGGCGACGCGTTTCGCCTGGAGGCTCCAGTACAGACGCTTCGCCTAGTATAAAGTGTGAGGACTTGAGCTCTGAGGAGTACAATAAAGAGAGCCATAAAGCCATGGGTTATTACGCCTTCTACACGAGCCCTTAA